The Salvelinus namaycush isolate Seneca chromosome 28, SaNama_1.0, whole genome shotgun sequence genome contains a region encoding:
- the LOC120023323 gene encoding paired box protein Pax-1-like, translating into MPDRFPELTRRENHRIQPLRGNYFKASRTTGKWIQVEYVHVSSFPAEQTYGEVNQLGGVFVNGRPLPNAIRLRIVELAQLGIRPCDISRQLRVSHGCVSKILARYNETGSILPGAIGGSKPRVTTPNVVKNIRDYKLGDPGIFAWEIRDRLLADGVCDKYNVPSVSSISRILRNKIGNLSQPNQYESSKHAPTQAGLSYNHIYPYSYPNAMSPNGKMGSGPGVPVTAGHVSISRAWPSAHTVTNILGIRAFMDHQAIAGAEGYPPKMEDWSNVNRATFPSAHAVNGIDKSAIDADIKYAQPSSTLSSYVPSCAYSSSNQYGVYSGPGSYVTPGHHWQSQNSSLSLPSSGMTMHAGDIHSSMAFKHPSREGDRKPTSPLSKQQQHEALSSVHGLNLPTSSS; encoded by the exons atgcCAGATCgattccctgagctgacaag AAGGGAGAACCACCGCATTCAGCCATTGAGGGGCAACTATTTCAAAGCATCTCGAACCACAGGCAAATGG ATCCAAG TTGAATATGTCCATGTATCTTCATTCCCTGCAGAGCAAACCTATGGGGAGGTGAATCAGTTAGGTGGTGTATTCGTCAATGGACGACCGCTGCCCAACGCCATACGACTACGGATAGTGGAGTTGGCCCAGCTCGGAATCAGACCCTGCGATATCAGTAGGCAACTTCGTGTCTCTCATGGCTGTGTGAGCAAGATACTAGCACGATACAATGAAACGGGTTCCATTTTACCCGGTGCCATCGGGGGGAGCAAACCACGGGTTACTACACCGAATGTGGTGAAGAACATAAGGGATTACAAACTAGGTGACCCGGGAATCTTTGCCTGGGAGATCCGGGACAGGCTTCTCGCAGACGGAGTTTGTGACAAATACAACGTGCCCTCAGTAAGCTCCATCAGCCGGATTTTACGGAACAAGATTGGAAATCTTTCCCAGCCGAACCAGTATGAGAGCAGCAAGCACGCCCCCACACAGGCCGGCCTCTCTTACAACCACATATACCCCTATTCATACCCCAACGCTATGTCACCCAATGGCAAAATGGGCAGCGGTCCCGGAGTACCCGTGACGGCCGGGCATGTAAGCATATCAAGGGCCTGGCCATCAGCGCACACTGTCACCAACATTCTGGGTATCAGGGCCTTCATGGATCATCAAG CTATTGCTGGAGCAGAGGGATATCCACCGAAAATGGAGGACTGGAGTAATGTCAACAGAGCGACGTTTCCCTCTGCTCATGCAGTCAACGGAATTGACAAATCAGCCATTGATGCGGACATAAAATATGCACAG CCTTCATCAACATTATCCAGTTATGTCCCATCTTGTGCCTACTCATCTTCGAACCAGTACGGCGTTTATAGTGGGCCAGGTAGCTATGTGACCCCTGGACACCATTGGCAGTCCCAGAACTCGAGTTTGTCCCTCCCTAGCAGCGGCATGACGATGCACGCGGGAGACATACACTCTTCAATGGCGTTCAAACATCCATCGCGAGAAG GAGACAGAAAGCCCACCAGTCCACTAAGCAAGCAGCAGCAGCACGAGGCGTTGAGCAGTGTACACGGACTCAATCTCCCTACCTCATCCTCTTAA